The Saccharopolyspora gloriosae genome has a segment encoding these proteins:
- a CDS encoding TetR/AcrR family transcriptional regulator yields the protein MAGAQRSDARRNHARILTVAEEEVAARGAEASLEQIARTAGVGSATVRRHFPTRRALLEAVSHRRIEALSTRAAELTGAVDGRDALLSWLGEVVAYCATVRGLAAALSYESLETDPVEGNSCAAVLEEAGAPLLERAVRAGAVRPDVVLTDLITLIVGIVLAVEHRADAAAEADRLFRLAVAGLSPQD from the coding sequence ATGGCCGGCGCGCAGCGCTCGGACGCCCGGCGCAACCACGCCCGCATCCTCACCGTGGCGGAAGAGGAGGTCGCCGCCCGCGGTGCCGAGGCCTCCCTGGAGCAGATCGCCCGCACCGCCGGAGTCGGATCAGCCACCGTGCGCAGGCACTTCCCCACTCGCCGCGCCCTGCTGGAAGCGGTGTCCCACCGCCGCATCGAGGCGCTGAGCACTCGCGCCGCCGAACTGACCGGCGCGGTCGACGGCCGCGACGCGCTGCTGAGCTGGCTGGGCGAGGTGGTCGCCTACTGCGCCACCGTCCGCGGGCTGGCGGCCGCGCTGTCCTACGAGAGCCTTGAAACCGACCCGGTCGAAGGCAACTCCTGCGCCGCTGTGCTGGAGGAAGCGGGAGCGCCGTTGCTGGAGCGCGCCGTGCGAGCCGGGGCGGTGCGGCCGGACGTCGTCCTCACCGACCTGATCACGCTGATCGTCGGCATCGTGCTGGCCGTCGAACACCGCGCGGATGCCGCAGCCGAAGCCGACCGGCTGTTCCGGCTGGCCGTGGCAGGACTGAGCCCGCAGGACTGA
- a CDS encoding family 16 glycosylhydrolase: protein MSRTGFKAAGTTLAALCLFPFATASAGTAPAALAPQPKAEVFFDDFSGAELDESKWKVEVTGENFGTVNQEQQAYVDSPETIYIDHDDATTGATNGALALHARSTPGFQAPDGNTYDFQSGRVNTQDKFEFTHGSYSARLKLPEGGTSQGLWPAWWSLGANMDEVGWPQNGEVDIMESVGEPWTSVALHGPEYHGDTPIAGQQQFEGMDPADWHTYKVDWTTDGFVFSVDDKQIYEITRAEMEQNGWTWVYDDPQFMILNFATGGQFPNGVNGVTEPYFGLPQESVDKIKAGNARYLIDWVRVEQ from the coding sequence GTGTCCCGAACCGGTTTCAAGGCGGCAGGCACCACGCTCGCCGCGCTTTGCCTGTTCCCGTTCGCCACCGCCTCCGCCGGCACCGCACCTGCCGCTCTCGCCCCGCAGCCGAAGGCGGAGGTGTTCTTCGACGACTTCTCCGGTGCCGAGCTCGACGAGTCCAAGTGGAAGGTCGAGGTCACCGGGGAGAACTTCGGCACGGTCAACCAGGAGCAGCAGGCGTACGTCGACTCCCCCGAGACGATCTACATCGATCACGACGACGCGACGACCGGCGCCACCAACGGTGCGCTGGCCCTGCACGCTCGCAGCACCCCCGGATTCCAGGCTCCCGACGGGAACACCTACGACTTCCAGTCGGGCCGGGTCAACACGCAGGACAAGTTCGAGTTCACCCACGGCAGCTACTCGGCGCGGCTGAAGCTGCCCGAGGGCGGCACCAGCCAGGGCCTGTGGCCCGCCTGGTGGTCGCTGGGCGCGAACATGGACGAGGTGGGCTGGCCGCAGAACGGCGAAGTCGACATCATGGAAAGCGTCGGCGAGCCGTGGACCAGCGTCGCCCTGCACGGTCCCGAGTACCACGGCGACACCCCGATCGCCGGTCAGCAACAGTTCGAAGGAATGGACCCCGCGGACTGGCACACCTACAAGGTGGACTGGACGACCGACGGATTCGTCTTCTCCGTCGACGACAAGCAGATCTACGAGATCACCCGAGCCGAAATGGAGCAGAACGGCTGGACTTGGGTCTACGACGACCCGCAGTTCATGATTCTGAACTTCGCGACCGGCGGCCAGTTCCCGAACGGCGTCAACGGCGTGACCGAACCCTATTTCGGACTGCCGCAAGAATCGGTTGACAAGATCAAGGCGGGCAATGCCCGTTACCTCATCGACTGGGTTCGCGTCGAACAGTGA
- a CDS encoding FAD-dependent oxidoreductase, whose translation MASSNGASRHYDVVVIGSGFGGSVAALRLTEKGYRVAVLEAGRRFSDDEFAKTSWDLRRFLWAPQIGCYGIQRIHLLRDCLILAGSGVGGGSLVYANTLYRPLKPFYNDSQWAHITDWETELSPHYDQASRMLGVVTNPTTTPSDVVMKQVAADMGVDDSYHPTPVGVHFGKPGETVADPYFGGAGPSRTGCTECGACMTGCRVGAKNTLVKNYLHLAEAGSAEVFPMTTVHRLAEGDDGRWRIGTRRTGAKTAFGSSVFTADQVVVAAGTWGTQNLLHRARNRGDLPRLSAKLGELTRTNSEAIIGAQVSEVGEQNYSSGVAITSSFHPDEDTHIEPVRYGKGSNAMGLLQTFPTKGGQPDPRWKQWLRFVRNDPVKALKMAIVRNWSERTIILLVMQSLDNSLITRVKRGLFGSRLTSRQGHGAPNPSFIPAGEEANERVAEKIGGTAGGTWGELIDMPMTAHFIGGCAIAADAEHGVIDPYHRAYGHPTLSIVDGSAITANLGVNPSLTITAQAERAFSMWPNKGEPDGRAPQAEGYRRMDPVAPKSPAVPADAPAALRLPLV comes from the coding sequence ATGGCTTCCAGCAACGGTGCTTCCCGCCACTACGACGTCGTTGTGATCGGTTCCGGCTTCGGCGGCAGCGTCGCCGCGCTCCGGCTCACCGAGAAGGGCTACCGGGTGGCGGTGCTGGAGGCCGGGCGGCGCTTCAGCGACGACGAGTTCGCGAAGACCTCCTGGGACCTGCGCCGATTCCTGTGGGCGCCGCAGATCGGCTGCTACGGCATCCAGCGCATCCACCTGCTGCGGGACTGCCTGATCCTGGCCGGATCGGGTGTCGGCGGCGGCTCGCTGGTGTACGCGAACACGCTGTACCGGCCGCTGAAGCCGTTCTACAACGACTCGCAGTGGGCGCACATCACCGACTGGGAGACCGAGCTCTCCCCGCACTACGACCAGGCGAGCCGGATGCTCGGCGTGGTCACGAACCCGACGACCACGCCGTCGGACGTGGTGATGAAGCAGGTCGCCGCCGACATGGGCGTCGACGACAGCTACCACCCGACCCCGGTGGGCGTGCACTTCGGCAAGCCGGGCGAAACGGTCGCCGACCCGTACTTCGGCGGCGCCGGGCCGTCCCGCACCGGCTGCACCGAATGCGGCGCGTGCATGACCGGATGCCGGGTCGGGGCGAAGAACACCCTGGTCAAGAACTATCTGCACCTCGCGGAGGCCGGTAGTGCCGAAGTGTTCCCGATGACCACCGTGCACCGGCTCGCCGAGGGCGATGACGGGCGCTGGCGGATCGGGACCCGGCGGACCGGGGCGAAAACGGCGTTCGGCAGCTCCGTGTTCACCGCCGACCAGGTCGTCGTGGCCGCCGGAACCTGGGGCACCCAGAACCTGCTGCACCGGGCGCGGAACCGCGGCGACCTGCCCCGGCTGTCGGCGAAGCTGGGCGAGCTGACCCGGACCAACTCCGAAGCGATCATCGGGGCGCAGGTCAGCGAGGTGGGCGAGCAGAACTACTCCAGCGGAGTCGCGATCACCTCGTCGTTCCACCCGGACGAGGACACCCACATCGAACCCGTCCGCTACGGCAAGGGCAGCAACGCGATGGGGCTGCTGCAGACCTTCCCCACCAAGGGCGGCCAGCCGGACCCGCGGTGGAAGCAGTGGCTGCGGTTCGTGCGCAACGACCCGGTGAAGGCGTTGAAGATGGCGATCGTGCGCAACTGGAGCGAGCGCACGATCATCCTGCTGGTGATGCAGAGCCTGGACAACTCGCTGATCACCCGCGTCAAGCGCGGCCTGTTCGGCTCCCGGCTCACCTCCCGCCAAGGCCACGGGGCGCCCAACCCCAGCTTCATCCCCGCAGGTGAGGAGGCCAACGAGCGGGTCGCCGAGAAGATCGGCGGCACCGCGGGCGGCACCTGGGGCGAGCTGATCGACATGCCGATGACCGCGCACTTCATCGGAGGCTGCGCCATCGCGGCGGACGCCGAGCACGGGGTCATCGACCCGTACCACCGGGCTTACGGGCATCCGACGCTGTCGATCGTGGACGGCTCGGCGATCACCGCGAACCTCGGGGTGAACCCGTCGCTGACGATCACCGCGCAGGCGGAGCGGGCGTTCTCGATGTGGCCGAACAAGGGGGAGCCGGACGGGCGTGCCCCGCAGGCGGAGGGCTATCGGCGGATGGACCCGGTGGCGCCGAAGAGCCCGGCGGTGCCCGCCGACGCTCCCGCGGCGCTGCGGCTGCCGCTGGTGTGA
- the guaA gene encoding glutamine-hydrolyzing GMP synthase — translation MLVVDYGAQYAQLIARRVRETQIYSEVVPHDTPVEEIVRRDPAALVLSGGPASVYAEDAPQIDPALFEAGVPVFGICYGFQVMTSALGGTVEHTGTREYGRTELEITGDGGALHQDLPAHHPVWMSHGDSVSKAPEGFTVTAGSKDTPVAAYEDRRRRLAGVQYHPEVVHSPHGQEVLRRFLHEIAGIKPQWTTSSIVDDTVEAIRAQVGDRRAICGLSGGVDSAVAGALVQRAIGEQLTCVFVDHGLLRAGERGQVERDFVAATGVKLVTVDAVDQFLGALAGVTDPEEKRKIIGREFIRSFEQAARDLVSESDGDVDFLVQGTLYPDVVESGGGTGAANIKSHHNVGGLPDDLQFQLVEPLRALFKDEVRRVGLELGLPETIVHRQPFPGPGLGIRIIGEVTADRLTTLRAADAIAREELTAAGLDRDIWQCPVVLLADVRSVGVQGDGRTYGHPVVLRPVSSEDAMTADWTRLPYDVLERISTRITNEVAEVNRVTLDVTSKPPGTIEWE, via the coding sequence GTGCTCGTCGTCGACTACGGCGCCCAGTACGCGCAGCTGATCGCTCGCCGCGTCCGCGAGACGCAGATCTACTCCGAAGTCGTTCCGCACGACACACCCGTCGAGGAGATCGTCCGGCGCGACCCGGCCGCCTTGGTCCTCTCCGGCGGCCCGGCGAGCGTGTACGCCGAGGACGCGCCGCAGATCGATCCGGCGCTGTTCGAGGCGGGGGTGCCGGTGTTCGGCATCTGCTACGGCTTCCAGGTCATGACCTCGGCGCTCGGCGGCACCGTGGAGCACACCGGCACCCGGGAGTACGGCCGCACCGAACTGGAGATCACCGGCGACGGCGGCGCGCTGCACCAGGACCTGCCCGCGCACCATCCGGTGTGGATGAGCCACGGCGACTCGGTGAGCAAGGCCCCGGAGGGCTTCACCGTCACCGCGGGCAGCAAGGACACTCCGGTCGCGGCCTACGAGGACCGGCGGCGCCGGCTCGCGGGCGTGCAGTACCACCCGGAGGTAGTGCACTCCCCGCACGGCCAGGAGGTGCTGCGCCGGTTCCTGCACGAGATCGCGGGCATCAAGCCGCAGTGGACCACTTCGTCGATCGTGGACGACACGGTCGAGGCGATCCGAGCTCAGGTCGGCGATCGGAGGGCGATCTGCGGGCTGTCCGGTGGCGTGGACTCGGCGGTGGCCGGTGCGCTGGTGCAGCGGGCCATCGGTGAGCAGCTGACCTGCGTGTTCGTGGATCACGGGCTGCTGCGCGCGGGAGAGCGCGGCCAGGTGGAGCGGGACTTCGTCGCGGCCACCGGGGTGAAGCTGGTGACGGTGGACGCCGTGGACCAGTTCCTCGGCGCGCTGGCCGGGGTCACCGATCCCGAGGAGAAGCGCAAGATCATCGGCCGGGAGTTCATCCGCAGCTTCGAGCAGGCGGCGCGGGACCTGGTCTCCGAGTCCGACGGCGACGTGGACTTCCTGGTGCAGGGCACGCTCTACCCGGACGTCGTGGAGTCCGGCGGCGGCACCGGCGCGGCCAACATCAAGAGCCACCACAACGTCGGCGGACTGCCCGACGACCTCCAGTTCCAGCTGGTGGAGCCGCTGCGGGCGCTGTTCAAGGACGAGGTGCGCCGGGTCGGCCTGGAGCTGGGCCTGCCGGAGACGATCGTGCACCGGCAGCCGTTCCCCGGGCCGGGCCTCGGCATCCGGATCATCGGCGAGGTCACGGCGGACCGGTTGACGACGCTGCGCGCCGCCGACGCCATCGCGCGCGAAGAACTCACCGCGGCCGGGCTGGACCGCGACATCTGGCAGTGCCCGGTGGTGCTGCTGGCCGACGTGCGCTCGGTGGGTGTGCAGGGCGATGGACGCACCTACGGGCACCCGGTCGTGCTGCGGCCGGTGTCCAGCGAAGACGCCATGACGGCGGACTGGACGCGGCTGCCCTACGACGTGCTGGAGCGGATCTCCACGCGCATCACGAACGAGGTCGCCGAGGTCAACCGGGTCACGCTCGACGTCACGTCGAAGCCGCCGGGCACCATCGAGTGGGAGTGA
- a CDS encoding GuaB3 family IMP dehydrogenase-related protein, with product MRDLVEIGMGRTAMRGYDLEDIEIVPSRRTRSSQDVSLAWQIDAYRFDIPLVTHPTDAVVSPATAIRVGELGGLGVLNAEGLWARHSNVEERLLEVVRTAEENEDPGAAISLLQELHAAPIRHDLLVQSIKEIKDSGVTVAARVSPQHAEELTPDLLAAGVEVLMVQGTIVSAEHVARDGEPLNLKRFIADLDVPVIAGGVGDYRTAMHLMRTGAAGVIVGFGQSRSATTTQVLGIGVPMATAIADAAAARRDYLDETGGRYVHVLADGALSYSGDIAKAIACGADAVMLGEALTEAEEAPGQGYYWTAAAAHPSLPRSEIVGFTGAGADLETLLFGPSSDPFGTVNLFGGLRRSMAKTGYSELKEFQKVGLTLRR from the coding sequence GTGCGGGATCTGGTTGAGATCGGCATGGGCCGGACGGCCATGCGGGGGTACGACCTGGAGGACATCGAGATCGTCCCGTCTCGGCGGACCCGTTCGTCGCAGGACGTGTCGCTGGCCTGGCAGATCGACGCCTACCGGTTCGACATTCCGCTGGTGACGCACCCGACGGACGCCGTGGTGTCGCCGGCGACGGCGATCCGCGTCGGTGAGCTCGGCGGCTTGGGCGTGCTCAACGCCGAAGGGCTGTGGGCGCGGCACTCCAACGTCGAAGAGCGGCTGCTCGAGGTGGTGCGCACCGCCGAGGAGAACGAGGACCCGGGCGCCGCGATCAGCCTGCTGCAGGAGCTGCACGCGGCTCCGATCCGGCACGACCTGCTCGTGCAGTCGATCAAGGAGATCAAGGACTCCGGGGTCACGGTCGCCGCGCGGGTCAGCCCGCAGCACGCCGAGGAGCTCACTCCGGACCTGCTGGCCGCCGGGGTGGAGGTGCTGATGGTGCAGGGCACCATCGTCTCGGCCGAGCACGTCGCGCGGGACGGGGAGCCGCTGAACTTGAAGCGGTTCATCGCGGACCTCGACGTGCCGGTGATCGCGGGCGGCGTCGGCGACTACCGCACCGCGATGCACCTGATGCGCACCGGAGCCGCCGGGGTGATCGTCGGATTCGGGCAGTCCCGTTCCGCGACGACCACGCAGGTGCTGGGCATCGGGGTGCCGATGGCCACCGCCATCGCCGATGCGGCCGCCGCGCGCCGCGACTACCTCGACGAGACCGGCGGCCGCTACGTGCACGTGCTCGCCGACGGCGCGCTGTCCTACTCGGGCGACATCGCGAAGGCGATCGCCTGCGGGGCGGACGCGGTGATGCTCGGCGAGGCGCTGACCGAGGCGGAAGAGGCCCCGGGGCAGGGCTACTACTGGACGGCCGCCGCCGCGCACCCGAGCCTGCCGCGCAGCGAGATCGTCGGCTTCACCGGCGCCGGCGCCGACCTGGAGACGCTGCTGTTCGGGCCGAGCAGCGACCCGTTCGGCACGGTCAACCTGTTCGGCGGCCTGCGCCGGTCGATGGCGAAGACGGGGTACTCGGAGCTCAAGGAATTCCAGAAGGTCGGCCTGACGCTGCGGCGATGA
- a CDS encoding anti-sigma-D factor RsdA produces the protein MPAAGEGAELIDNRESDSATSATTGSNTAGIADGPEPDAADHSTGHSADSATSDEPAAQADGAAKDAAGEDPTIRAARSGDEPEVEPASAPSAGATVLDFRQRPLATDAADDTAQATAAGLIDADEVGAEPLNLSELQADDALLDALGGTNPSVPADSADTGPALESLLVAWRREVDAAPIGDLVDTDAAIAAIAAGSRPRRKSRRRHLVPVASAAAVLMIGFTGVGLAARDAMPGDMLWGVAQVLYNDHTRETMAATAAQSQLDQAEKQWKSGQRSDARASLDLARETMKDAGDRLAELQAQHKALREQFEGANPSDPSTSESTSSSHHVPTTTVEPPPPSNPQLPPTDLPTPTSPSTPSSSQEPTEPTTQPSETSGSTDVPSSGTTDGSTSDPHNGGGLFPRPN, from the coding sequence GTGCCCGCCGCTGGCGAGGGAGCCGAGCTGATCGACAATCGAGAGTCCGACTCCGCCACTTCGGCGACAACCGGGTCGAACACCGCCGGGATCGCTGACGGCCCGGAACCGGACGCCGCGGACCACTCTACCGGCCATTCGGCCGATTCGGCCACGTCCGACGAACCGGCCGCGCAGGCGGACGGCGCAGCCAAAGACGCCGCGGGCGAGGATCCGACGATCCGAGCCGCGCGCTCCGGCGACGAGCCCGAGGTGGAACCGGCGAGCGCACCGAGCGCGGGTGCCACCGTCCTGGACTTCCGGCAGCGTCCGTTGGCGACCGACGCCGCCGACGACACAGCGCAGGCCACGGCCGCCGGCCTGATCGACGCGGACGAGGTCGGTGCGGAGCCCCTGAACCTCTCCGAGTTGCAGGCCGACGACGCGTTGCTCGACGCGCTCGGCGGCACCAATCCGAGCGTGCCCGCGGATTCCGCGGACACCGGCCCCGCGCTGGAATCGCTGCTGGTCGCGTGGCGACGGGAGGTCGACGCGGCACCGATCGGTGACCTCGTGGACACCGACGCCGCGATCGCGGCGATCGCCGCGGGCAGTCGTCCTCGGCGCAAATCCCGCCGCAGGCACCTCGTTCCGGTGGCTTCGGCCGCGGCGGTGCTGATGATCGGTTTCACCGGTGTCGGCTTGGCCGCGCGGGACGCGATGCCCGGCGACATGTTGTGGGGCGTGGCGCAGGTGCTCTACAACGACCACACGCGGGAGACGATGGCCGCGACGGCGGCGCAGAGCCAGCTCGACCAGGCCGAGAAGCAGTGGAAATCGGGTCAGCGCAGTGATGCACGGGCTTCGCTCGATCTCGCGCGCGAGACCATGAAGGACGCGGGCGACCGGTTGGCGGAACTGCAAGCGCAGCACAAGGCGCTGCGGGAGCAGTTCGAGGGCGCGAACCCGTCCGACCCGTCCACCTCGGAGTCCACGTCGAGCTCGCACCACGTGCCGACGACGACCGTCGAGCCGCCCCCGCCGTCGAACCCGCAGTTGCCGCCGACGGATCTGCCCACGCCGACGTCGCCGAGCACTCCGAGTTCCTCGCAGGAACCGACGGAGCCGACGACGCAGCCCAGCGAGACCAGCGGCAGCACGGACGTGCCGTCCAGCGGCACCACGGACGGATCGACCTCCGACCCGCACAACGGCGGCGGTCTGTTCCCCCGGCCGAACTGA
- a CDS encoding NmrA family NAD(P)-binding protein, producing the protein MPTNSAPVLVSGATGRQGGATAQALLAAGVPVRALVRDPATERAAAIRALGAELVTGDLRDPESLTSAVDGARAVFSVQMPEFTEDGFDFAGEITQGTNLIKAARAAGVPQFVHTSVSGAGQHTEAPGMAEGRWKVADSLNAKSTIQDRVREAGFRSWTLLKPTFFMANFLPAMGFLFPRGTEGGLVTVVNPDTHLSLVATADIGSAAAAAIAEPERFHEVELELAGDFLPMKRIAEVLSDALGTQLTAPDMTEAEARAAGMPGMGASHEYLNVIGQPARPEFATELGLPTTTFEQWAAEHLPSAA; encoded by the coding sequence ATGCCCACGAACTCCGCACCCGTCCTGGTCTCCGGCGCCACCGGCAGGCAGGGCGGCGCCACCGCCCAGGCCTTGCTCGCCGCCGGTGTGCCCGTCCGCGCCCTGGTGCGCGATCCCGCGACCGAACGCGCCGCCGCGATCCGCGCACTCGGCGCCGAGCTGGTCACCGGAGACCTCCGCGACCCCGAATCCCTCACCTCGGCGGTCGACGGCGCCCGCGCCGTCTTCTCCGTGCAGATGCCCGAATTCACCGAGGACGGATTCGACTTCGCGGGCGAGATCACCCAAGGCACCAACCTCATCAAGGCGGCGCGAGCCGCCGGAGTGCCGCAGTTCGTGCACACCTCGGTCAGCGGCGCCGGTCAGCACACCGAAGCCCCCGGCATGGCCGAGGGCCGCTGGAAGGTGGCGGACAGCCTGAACGCCAAGAGCACTATCCAGGACCGGGTCCGCGAAGCCGGTTTCCGCAGCTGGACGCTGCTCAAGCCGACGTTCTTCATGGCGAACTTCCTGCCCGCGATGGGATTCCTGTTCCCGCGCGGCACCGAAGGCGGCCTGGTCACCGTCGTCAACCCGGACACGCACCTGTCCCTGGTCGCGACGGCGGATATCGGTTCGGCCGCAGCGGCCGCGATCGCGGAACCGGAGCGGTTCCACGAGGTCGAGCTGGAACTGGCAGGCGACTTCCTGCCGATGAAACGGATCGCCGAAGTGCTCTCCGACGCGCTGGGCACCCAGCTGACAGCGCCCGACATGACCGAGGCCGAAGCGCGCGCCGCCGGAATGCCGGGCATGGGCGCCAGCCACGAGTACCTGAACGTGATCGGGCAGCCCGCCCGGCCCGAGTTCGCCACCGAGCTGGGCCTGCCCACCACCACGTTCGAGCAGTGGGCGGCGGAACACTTGCCCTCGGCCGCGTAA
- the guaB gene encoding IMP dehydrogenase, whose amino-acid sequence MTSELTAPGFPAKFATLGLTFDDVLLLPDESDVIPSGVDTGTQLSRNVRLRVPLLSAAMDTVTEARMAIAMARQGGVGILQRNLSVEEQAAQAEVVKRSEAGMVTDPVTCSPEDTMGEVDALCARFRISGVPVTDPDGTLVGIITNRDMRFEADHTRRVREIMTPAPLVTAQVGVTAEAALGLLRRHKVEKLPIVDNAGKLRGLITVKDFVKTEQYPNATKDPDGRLLCGAAVGVGADSHERAMALVDAGVDVLIVDTAHGHSRAVVDTVATLKKELGHSVDVIGGNVATRAGAQALVDAGADAVKVGVGPGSICTTRVVAGVGVPQISAIYEADQACRPAGVPLIGDGGIQYSGDIPKAIAAGASSVMLGSLLAGTAESPGDLVLVNGKQFKVYRGMGSLGAMQTRGQAKSYSKDRYFQDDVLSEDKLVPEGIEGRVPFRGPLSQVVDQLVGGLRSGMGYTGSTTVAELQRANLVRITAAGLKESHPHDITMTVEAPNYTTR is encoded by the coding sequence ATGACCAGCGAACTGACCGCCCCCGGATTCCCTGCGAAGTTCGCGACGCTCGGGTTGACCTTCGATGACGTGCTGCTGCTGCCGGATGAGTCCGATGTGATCCCCAGCGGCGTCGACACGGGCACGCAGCTGTCGCGCAACGTGCGACTTCGGGTGCCGCTGCTGTCGGCGGCCATGGACACCGTCACCGAGGCGCGGATGGCGATCGCCATGGCCCGCCAGGGCGGTGTCGGCATCCTGCAGCGCAACCTGTCCGTCGAGGAGCAGGCCGCGCAGGCCGAGGTCGTGAAACGGTCCGAAGCGGGCATGGTCACCGACCCGGTGACGTGCTCGCCGGAGGACACCATGGGCGAGGTGGACGCGTTGTGCGCCCGCTTCCGGATCTCCGGGGTCCCGGTGACCGATCCGGACGGCACCCTCGTCGGCATCATCACCAACCGCGACATGCGGTTCGAAGCCGACCACACCCGGCGCGTGCGCGAGATCATGACGCCCGCACCGCTGGTGACCGCGCAGGTCGGCGTGACCGCCGAAGCCGCGCTCGGCCTGCTGCGCAGGCACAAGGTGGAGAAGCTGCCGATCGTGGACAACGCGGGCAAGCTCCGCGGGCTGATCACGGTGAAGGACTTCGTCAAGACCGAGCAGTACCCGAACGCCACGAAGGACCCGGACGGCCGGCTGCTGTGCGGCGCCGCCGTCGGCGTCGGCGCCGACTCGCACGAGCGGGCGATGGCGCTGGTCGACGCCGGGGTGGACGTGCTGATCGTGGACACCGCGCACGGGCACTCCCGCGCCGTGGTGGACACGGTGGCCACGTTGAAGAAGGAACTCGGCCACTCCGTCGACGTGATCGGCGGCAACGTCGCGACCCGCGCCGGGGCGCAGGCGCTCGTCGACGCCGGAGCGGACGCGGTGAAGGTCGGCGTCGGCCCCGGCTCGATCTGCACCACCCGCGTCGTCGCCGGCGTCGGGGTCCCGCAGATCAGCGCGATCTACGAAGCCGATCAGGCGTGCCGCCCGGCCGGCGTGCCGCTGATCGGGGACGGCGGCATCCAGTACTCCGGGGACATTCCGAAGGCGATCGCCGCCGGAGCCAGCAGCGTCATGCTCGGCAGCCTGCTCGCGGGCACCGCGGAATCGCCCGGTGACCTGGTGCTGGTCAACGGCAAGCAGTTCAAGGTCTACCGGGGCATGGGGTCGCTCGGTGCGATGCAGACTCGCGGACAGGCCAAGTCGTACTCGAAGGACCGCTACTTCCAGGACGACGTGCTCTCCGAGGACAAGCTGGTGCCGGAGGGCATCGAAGGGCGGGTGCCGTTCCGCGGGCCGCTGTCGCAGGTAGTGGATCAGCTCGTCGGCGGGCTGCGGTCCGGGATGGGCTACACCGGTTCGACCACCGTGGCCGAGTTGCAGCGTGCGAACCTGGTGCGGATCACGGCGGCGGGGCTCAAGGAGTCGCACCCGCACGACATCACGATGACCGTGGAAGCGCCCAACTACACGACCCGGTGA
- a CDS encoding sigma-70 family RNA polymerase sigma factor: MSNVGDGLDALVGAAVDGDRQSIERLLAEIRPLVVRYCRARVGRNERSFASADDVAQEVCLAVLTALPSYRDQGRPFLAFVYGIAAHKVADAHRASARNRSEPVADVPDTPESEAGPEQRAMQGELSGRMAQLLRVLPAKQREILLLRVVVGLSAEETAEAVGSTPGAVRVAQHRALARLRKTLSAEEVV, from the coding sequence ATGAGCAACGTGGGGGACGGGCTGGACGCACTTGTAGGCGCCGCCGTCGACGGCGATCGTCAGTCGATCGAGCGCTTGCTGGCCGAAATCCGTCCTTTGGTGGTGCGGTATTGCCGCGCCAGGGTAGGACGAAACGAACGGTCGTTCGCTTCGGCGGATGACGTCGCCCAGGAAGTGTGCCTCGCCGTGTTGACGGCGCTGCCCAGCTACCGGGACCAGGGTCGTCCTTTCCTGGCGTTCGTATACGGCATCGCCGCACACAAGGTGGCTGATGCGCATCGTGCGTCGGCTCGCAACCGCTCCGAACCGGTGGCGGACGTTCCGGATACTCCGGAGTCCGAGGCTGGACCGGAGCAGCGGGCCATGCAAGGTGAGCTTTCGGGCAGGATGGCGCAGCTATTGCGTGTCCTCCCGGCCAAGCAGCGGGAGATTCTGCTGCTCCGGGTGGTCGTCGGGTTGTCCGCGGAGGAAACCGCCGAAGCGGTCGGTTCGACTCCGGGAGCAGTGCGGGTGGCACAGCACCGCGCACTGGCCCGGCTACGCAAGACGCTGTCCGCGGAGGAGGTGGTCTGA
- a CDS encoding DUF5319 domain-containing protein produces the protein MPCVSHDPLPPDPFAGDPDDPSRELGDQDPEFGPPLGEDERAELLSDLTDLAVYQALLEPRGVRGIVVDCTDCGEPHYHDWELLRSSLEQLLHDGRMRPHEPAFSPDPSDYMSWEYCRGFADGVTETENESSR, from the coding sequence GTGCCGTGCGTGTCGCACGATCCGCTGCCCCCAGACCCGTTCGCGGGCGACCCGGACGATCCGAGCAGAGAGCTCGGCGACCAGGACCCCGAGTTCGGCCCGCCGCTAGGCGAGGACGAACGAGCCGAACTCCTCTCCGACCTCACCGACCTCGCGGTCTACCAGGCGTTGCTGGAGCCGCGTGGCGTCCGCGGCATCGTCGTGGACTGCACCGATTGCGGCGAGCCGCACTACCACGACTGGGAGCTGCTGCGTTCCAGCTTGGAGCAGCTGCTGCACGACGGTCGGATGCGTCCGCACGAGCCGGCGTTCTCCCCGGACCCCAGCGACTACATGAGCTGGGAGTACTGCCGCGGCTTCGCCGACGGCGTCACCGAGACGGAGAACGAGAGCAGCCGCTGA